In Elephas maximus indicus isolate mEleMax1 chromosome 7, mEleMax1 primary haplotype, whole genome shotgun sequence, the following proteins share a genomic window:
- the DNAJB13 gene encoding dnaJ homolog subfamily B member 13 isoform X1, giving the protein MGQDYYSVLQITRNAEDAQIKKAYRKLALQNHPLRSLEPASVEIFRQIAEAYDVLSDPVKRGIYDKFGEEGLKGGIPVEFGSQTPWTTGYVFHGNPEKVFHEFFGGDNPFSEFFDEEGSEVDLNFGGLQGRGVKKQDPSIERDLYLSLEDLFFGCTKKIKISRRVLNPDGYSSTIKDKILTIDVKPGWRQGTRITFEKEGDQGPNIIPADIIFIVKEKLHPRFRRENDNLFFVNPIPLGKALTCCTVEVKTLDDRLLNIPINDIIHPKYFKKVPGEGMPLPEDPTKKGDLFIFFDIQFPTRLTPQKKQMLRQALLT; this is encoded by the exons ATGGGCCAAGATTATTACTCTGTGCTCCAAATCACTCGAAATGCAGAAGATGCCCAGATCAAGAAGGC GTACCGGAAACTTGCTCTTCAGAACCACCCCCTGAGGTCACTTGAGCCAGCTTCAGTGGAGATATTCAGGCAAATAGCAGAGGCCTATGATGTGCTGAGTGACC CTGTGAAGAGAGGCATCTATGACAAGTTTGGAGAGGAGGGCCTGAAGGGCGGGATCCCTGTGGAGTTTGGATCACAGACCCCATGGACAACTGGTTACGTCTTCCACGGCAACCCTGAAAAAGTTTTCCATGAATTCTTCGGGGGAGACAATCCCTTCAGTG AGTTTTTTGATGAAGAAGGAAgtgaggtggatttgaactttgggGGGCTCCAGGGCCGAGGGGTCAAAAAGCAGGACCCCTCAATTGAACGAGACCTCTACCTGTCCCTGGAGGACTTGTTCTTTGGCTGCACCAAGAAAATTAAGATCTCCAGAAGG GTGCTGAATCCGGATGGGTACTCTTCCACCATCAAGGACAAGATCCTGACAATTGATGTGAAACCTGGCTGGAGGCAGGGCACACGCATCACCTTTGAGAAGGAAGGGGACCAG GGCCCTAACATCATTCCAGCTGACATCATCTTCATTGTAAAGGAGAAGCTTCACCCTCGTTTCCGCAGGGAGAATGACAATCTCTTCTTTGTGAACCCCATCCCCTTGGGCAAG GCTCTTACCTGCTGTACTGTGGAGGTGAAGACCTTGGATGACCGTTTGCTCAACATCCCCATCAATGACATCATCCA CCCCAAGTACTTCAAGAAGGTGCCAGGTGAGGGGATGCCATTGCCTGAGGACCCCACCAAGAAGGGGGACCTCTTCATCTTCTTCGACATCCAGTTCCCTACCCGCCTCACACCCCAGAAGAAGCAGATGTTGCGCCAGGCATTGCTGACATAA
- the UCP2 gene encoding mitochondrial uncoupling protein 2, which translates to MVGFKATDVPPTATVKFLGAGTAACIADLITFPLDTAKVRLQIQGEGKGPVRAMASTQYRGVLGTILTMVRTEGPCSLYNGLVAGLQRQMSFASVRIGLYDSVKQFYTKGSEHAGIGSRLLAGSTTGALAVAVAQPTDVVKVRFQAQARAGGGRRYQSTVDAYKTIAREEGFRGLWKGTSPNVARNAIVNCTELVTYDLIKDALLKANLMTDDLPCHFTSAFGAGFCTTVIASPVDVVKTRYMNSALGQYSSAGHCALTMLQKEGPRAFYKGFMPSFLRLGSWNVVMFVTYEQLKRALMAACTSREAPL; encoded by the exons ATGGTTGGGTTCAAGGCCACAGATGTGCCCCCGACTGCCACTGTGAAGTTCCTGGGGGCTGGCACGGCCGCCTGCATTGCAGATCTGATCACCTTCCCCCTGGATACCGCTAAAGTCCGGCTGCAG ATCCAAGGAGAAGGTAAGGGGCCAGTGCGGGCCATGGCCAGCACTCAGTACCGCGGCGTGCTGGGGACCATCCTGACCATGGTGCGCACAGAGGGCCCCTGCAGCCTCTACAACGGGCTGGTCGCTGGCCTGCAGCGTCAGATGAGCTTTGCCTCTGTCCGCATCGGCCTCTATGACTCCGTGAAGCAGTTCTACACCAAAGGCTCTGAGC ATGCTGGCATTGGTAGCCGCCTCCTGGCAGGCAGCACCACAGGTGCCCTGGCTGTGGCTGTGGCCCAGCCCACGGATGTGGTGAAGGTCCGATTCCAAGCTCAGGCCCGGGCTGGAGGTGGCCGGAGGTACCAAAGCACTGTGGATGCCTACAAGACCATTGCCCGGGAGGAAGGGTTCCGGGGActctggaaag GCACCTCTCCCAATGTTGCTCGTAATGCCATTGTCAACTGTACTGAGCTGGTGACCTATGACCTCATCAAGGATGCCCTCCTGAAAGCCAACCTCATGACAG ATGACCTCCCTTGCCATTTCACCTCTGCCTTCGGGGCAGGCTTCTGCACCACCGTCATCGCCTCCCCTGTCGACGTAGTCAAGACGAGATATATGAACTCTGCCCTGGGCCAGTACAGCAGCGCTGGTCACTGTGCCCTTACCATGCTCCAGAAGGAGGGGCCCCGAGCCTTCTACAAAGG GTTTATGCCCTCCTTTCTTCGCTTGGGTTCCTGGAATGTGGTGATGTTtgtcacctatgagcagctgaaacGAGCCCTCATGGCTGCCTGCACTTCCCGGGAGGCTCCCCTTTGA
- the DNAJB13 gene encoding dnaJ homolog subfamily B member 13 isoform X3: MQKMPRSRRPVKRGIYDKFGEEGLKGGIPVEFGSQTPWTTGYVFHGNPEKVFHEFFGGDNPFSEFFDEEGSEVDLNFGGLQGRGVKKQDPSIERDLYLSLEDLFFGCTKKIKISRRVLNPDGYSSTIKDKILTIDVKPGWRQGTRITFEKEGDQGPNIIPADIIFIVKEKLHPRFRRENDNLFFVNPIPLGKALTCCTVEVKTLDDRLLNIPINDIIHPKYFKKVPGEGMPLPEDPTKKGDLFIFFDIQFPTRLTPQKKQMLRQALLT, from the exons ATGCAGAAGATGCCCAGATCAAGAAGGC CTGTGAAGAGAGGCATCTATGACAAGTTTGGAGAGGAGGGCCTGAAGGGCGGGATCCCTGTGGAGTTTGGATCACAGACCCCATGGACAACTGGTTACGTCTTCCACGGCAACCCTGAAAAAGTTTTCCATGAATTCTTCGGGGGAGACAATCCCTTCAGTG AGTTTTTTGATGAAGAAGGAAgtgaggtggatttgaactttgggGGGCTCCAGGGCCGAGGGGTCAAAAAGCAGGACCCCTCAATTGAACGAGACCTCTACCTGTCCCTGGAGGACTTGTTCTTTGGCTGCACCAAGAAAATTAAGATCTCCAGAAGG GTGCTGAATCCGGATGGGTACTCTTCCACCATCAAGGACAAGATCCTGACAATTGATGTGAAACCTGGCTGGAGGCAGGGCACACGCATCACCTTTGAGAAGGAAGGGGACCAG GGCCCTAACATCATTCCAGCTGACATCATCTTCATTGTAAAGGAGAAGCTTCACCCTCGTTTCCGCAGGGAGAATGACAATCTCTTCTTTGTGAACCCCATCCCCTTGGGCAAG GCTCTTACCTGCTGTACTGTGGAGGTGAAGACCTTGGATGACCGTTTGCTCAACATCCCCATCAATGACATCATCCA CCCCAAGTACTTCAAGAAGGTGCCAGGTGAGGGGATGCCATTGCCTGAGGACCCCACCAAGAAGGGGGACCTCTTCATCTTCTTCGACATCCAGTTCCCTACCCGCCTCACACCCCAGAAGAAGCAGATGTTGCGCCAGGCATTGCTGACATAA
- the DNAJB13 gene encoding dnaJ homolog subfamily B member 13 isoform X2 has translation MGQDYYSVLQITRNAEDAQIKKAYRKLALQNHPLRSLEPASVEIFRQIAEAYDVLSDPVKRGIYDKFGEEGLKGGIPVEFGSQTPWTTGYVFHGNPEKVFHEFFGGDNPFSEFFDEEGSEVDLNFGGLQGRGVKKQDPSIERDLYLSLEDLFFGCTKKIKISRRVLNPDGYSSTIKDKILTIDVKPGWRQGTRITFEKEGDQKTSTSKNTHQDPAPKFLPLDRLPRPPELPSLWASLYHSLEHAVFHQTGSSLGVGASLIPLFPVPRRDPGRVSVT, from the exons ATGGGCCAAGATTATTACTCTGTGCTCCAAATCACTCGAAATGCAGAAGATGCCCAGATCAAGAAGGC GTACCGGAAACTTGCTCTTCAGAACCACCCCCTGAGGTCACTTGAGCCAGCTTCAGTGGAGATATTCAGGCAAATAGCAGAGGCCTATGATGTGCTGAGTGACC CTGTGAAGAGAGGCATCTATGACAAGTTTGGAGAGGAGGGCCTGAAGGGCGGGATCCCTGTGGAGTTTGGATCACAGACCCCATGGACAACTGGTTACGTCTTCCACGGCAACCCTGAAAAAGTTTTCCATGAATTCTTCGGGGGAGACAATCCCTTCAGTG AGTTTTTTGATGAAGAAGGAAgtgaggtggatttgaactttgggGGGCTCCAGGGCCGAGGGGTCAAAAAGCAGGACCCCTCAATTGAACGAGACCTCTACCTGTCCCTGGAGGACTTGTTCTTTGGCTGCACCAAGAAAATTAAGATCTCCAGAAGG GTGCTGAATCCGGATGGGTACTCTTCCACCATCAAGGACAAGATCCTGACAATTGATGTGAAACCTGGCTGGAGGCAGGGCACACGCATCACCTTTGAGAAGGAAGGGGACCAG AaaacatctacttccaaaaacaccCATCAAGACCCAGCTCCAAagttcctgcctctggacagactTCCCAGacctcctgagctccccagcctcTGGGCGTCCCTTTATCACAGCCTGGAGCATGCTGTGTTTCACCAGACTGGGAGCTCCCTCGGGGTAGGGGCCAGTCTGATTCCTCTGTTCCCAGTGCCCAGAAGAGACCCTGGCAGAGTTTCGGTGACTTAA